A genomic segment from Canis lupus baileyi chromosome 31, mCanLup2.hap1, whole genome shotgun sequence encodes:
- the AHRR gene encoding aryl hydrocarbon receptor repressor isoform X3 has product MGSAGEDITQQRSPLTLKTDVMHQNIYDYIHVDDRQDFCRQLHWAMDPPQVVFGQPLHSETEDAVLGRLLRAQEGGAGSPTDFSAFLTRCFVCRVRCLLDSTSGFLTMQFQGKLKFLFGQKRKAPSGTVLPPRLSLFCIVVPVLLPSVAEMKMKSAFLRVKHRVDVSASMDAKAKAAAGLCEPELHGKPNYLAGRSDGENISVLRTPTDAGRWARVPARASCLCLRNGPDLVSNPEGFAGDRGAEEHGRVPRGRREIHAYSCCFEAPGPTRHLSWMPGKHSQEGSTRVKLEPSKSDPFSMHAVSRTSCVPCPSLPGAIHSSVAAAFRNPPSCHPGSHSPSAYTSPTSRAFRDSDQGQLHPLPSCPFPQGSLDSGLPPSRGQRLAVAGYPIEDTKFRGGPMPLGAPCNPILSLDVPIKTESDSGSEDAADGYSVAPGQLWPGATGVAKRQRVTFPTRMHLKTEPDARHHLYAAHLGQSVLEAHPSGRAPLRAGRDLAPFPPTHCACLEHVHGPPEPDGPRHLCTQAQQPSSLPCDCQAPESTPIVKREPLDSPPWASHGQGRVPGMFPKSAMATLMPPKAPECAFLP; this is encoded by the exons ACGGATGTGATGCACCAAAACATTTACGACTATATCCACGTGGACGACCGCCAGGACTTCTGCCGGCAGCTCCACTGGGCCATGGACCCGCCGCAGGTGGTGTTCGGGCAGCCCCTGCACTCAGAGACAG AGGACGCTGTCCTGGGGAGGCTGCTGCGCGCGCAGGAGGGGGGCGCGGGCTCGCCCACGGACTTCTCCGCCTTCCTGACGCGCTGCTTCGTGTGCCGCGTGCGCTGCCTGCTGGACAGCACGTCGGGCTTCCTG ACAATGCAATTTCAAGGAAAACTAAAATTCCTGTTTGGACAGAAGAGGAAAGCGCCGTCGGGGACAGTCCTGCCCCCTCGGCTCTCGCTGTTCTGCATCGTGGTGCCTGTCCTCCTACCTTCTGTGGCGGAGATGAAGATGAAGAGCGCATTTTTGAGGGTGAAGCACAGGGTGGACGTCTCGGCCTCAATGGATGCAAA AGCAAAAGCTGCCGCGGGTCTGTGTGAACCAGAATTGCATGGGAAACCCAACTACTTAGCAG GGAGGAGTGATGGAGAAAACATCTCAGTGCTCAGGACACCCACGGACGCTGGCCGCTGGGCCCGGGTTCCAGCCAGGGCCTCATGCTTGTGTCTCAGGAATGGCCCTGACCTCGTCTCCAATCCCGAGGGGTTCGCAGG GGACAGGGGAGCAGAGGAACACGGGAGGGTGCCCAGGGGGCGGAGGGAAATACACGCATACAGCTGCTGCTTCGAAGCACCAGGACCCACAAGGCACCTGAGCTGGATGCCAGGGAAACACAGTCAGGAGGGCAGCACCAGGGTGAAGCTGGAGCCCAGCAAGAGTGACCCGTTCTCCATGCATGCTGTGTCCCGCACTTCCTGCGTGCCCTGCCCCAGCCTTCCGGGTGCCATCCACTCCAGTGTGGCCGCTGCTTTCAGGAATCCACCCAGCTGTCACCCGGGAAGCCATTCCCCCAGTGCCTACACCAGCCCCACCAGCAGAGCTTTTCGGGACAGTGATCAGGGCCAGCTGCACCCTCTGCccagctgccccttcccccaggggAGCCTGGATAGTGGGCTCCCTCCATCCAGAGGGCAGCGCCTTGCAGTGGCGGGCTATCCCATCGAGGACACCAAGTTTCGAGGTGGGCCAATGCCCTTGGGAGCTCCGTGCAACCCCATTCTTTCCCTTGATGTGCCCATAAAGACGGAGAGTGACTCTGGGTCTGAAGATGCAGCCGACGGCTACTCTGTGGCCCCAGGCCAGCTGTGGCCGGGAGCCACTGGTGTGGCCAAGAGACAGCGGGTCACGTTCCCTACCAGGATGCACCTGAAAACGGAGCCGGATGCCAGGCACCACCTATACGCTGCGCACCTGGGACAGAGCGTGCTGGAGGCTCACCCAAGTGGCCGGGCTCCGCTCAGAGCCGGCAGAGACCtggcccccttcccccccacacactgTGCCTGCCTGGAGCACGTGCATGGCCCTCCTGAGCCGGATGGCCCCCGCCACCTCTGTACGCAGGCTCAGCAGCCCTCTTCACTGCCCTGTGACTGCCAAGCCCCAGAGTCCACGCCCATCGTCAAACGAGAGCCCCTGGACTCACCGCCATGGGCCAGTCACGGCCAGGGTAGGGTGCCTGGAATGTTCCCCAAAAGTGCCATGGCAACACTGATGCCGCCCAAAGCCCCTGAGTGTGCTTTCCTGCCATAG
- the AHRR gene encoding aryl hydrocarbon receptor repressor isoform X2, which yields MAPSSSGSSCLMLRLWSHLAVPTSLLRDPFLINFCDRTKSACIINTQLDEPPESWRKVGILAPEGVWSPSLLLCPRKHSLTDVMHQNIYDYIHVDDRQDFCRQLHWAMDPPQVVFGQPLHSETEDAVLGRLLRAQEGGAGSPTDFSAFLTRCFVCRVRCLLDSTSGFLTMQFQGKLKFLFGQKRKAPSGTVLPPRLSLFCIVVPVLLPSVAEMKMKSAFLRVKHRVDVSASMDAKAKAAAGLCEPELHGKPNYLAGRSDGENISVLRTPTDAGRWARVPARASCLCLRNGPDLVSNPEGFAGDRGAEEHGRVPRGRREIHAYSCCFEAPGPTRHLSWMPGKHSQEGSTRVKLEPSKSDPFSMHAVSRTSCVPCPSLPGAIHSSVAAAFRNPPSCHPGSHSPSAYTSPTSRAFRDSDQGQLHPLPSCPFPQGSLDSGLPPSRGQRLAVAGYPIEDTKFRGGPMPLGAPCNPILSLDVPIKTESDSGSEDAADGYSVAPGQLWPGATGVAKRQRVTFPTRMHLKTEPDARHHLYAAHLGQSVLEAHPSGRAPLRAGRDLAPFPPTHCACLEHVHGPPEPDGPRHLCTQAQQPSSLPCDCQAPESTPIVKREPLDSPPWASHGQGRVPGMFPKSAMATLMPPKAPECAFLP from the exons ATGGCGCCCAGCTCATCTGGCAGCTCCTGTCTCATGTTAagactctggtctcacctggcAGTTCCCACCTCACTTCTCAGGGATCCTTTCCTAATAAACTTTTGTGATAGGACAAAAAGTGCCTGCATCATAAACACACAGCTTGATGAGCCCCCTGAGTCCTGGAGAAAAGTGGGTATCCTGGCCCCTGAAGGTGTTTGGTCTCCGAGCCTCCTGCTCTGTCCCCGAAAGCACAgcctg ACGGATGTGATGCACCAAAACATTTACGACTATATCCACGTGGACGACCGCCAGGACTTCTGCCGGCAGCTCCACTGGGCCATGGACCCGCCGCAGGTGGTGTTCGGGCAGCCCCTGCACTCAGAGACAG AGGACGCTGTCCTGGGGAGGCTGCTGCGCGCGCAGGAGGGGGGCGCGGGCTCGCCCACGGACTTCTCCGCCTTCCTGACGCGCTGCTTCGTGTGCCGCGTGCGCTGCCTGCTGGACAGCACGTCGGGCTTCCTG ACAATGCAATTTCAAGGAAAACTAAAATTCCTGTTTGGACAGAAGAGGAAAGCGCCGTCGGGGACAGTCCTGCCCCCTCGGCTCTCGCTGTTCTGCATCGTGGTGCCTGTCCTCCTACCTTCTGTGGCGGAGATGAAGATGAAGAGCGCATTTTTGAGGGTGAAGCACAGGGTGGACGTCTCGGCCTCAATGGATGCAAA AGCAAAAGCTGCCGCGGGTCTGTGTGAACCAGAATTGCATGGGAAACCCAACTACTTAGCAG GGAGGAGTGATGGAGAAAACATCTCAGTGCTCAGGACACCCACGGACGCTGGCCGCTGGGCCCGGGTTCCAGCCAGGGCCTCATGCTTGTGTCTCAGGAATGGCCCTGACCTCGTCTCCAATCCCGAGGGGTTCGCAGG GGACAGGGGAGCAGAGGAACACGGGAGGGTGCCCAGGGGGCGGAGGGAAATACACGCATACAGCTGCTGCTTCGAAGCACCAGGACCCACAAGGCACCTGAGCTGGATGCCAGGGAAACACAGTCAGGAGGGCAGCACCAGGGTGAAGCTGGAGCCCAGCAAGAGTGACCCGTTCTCCATGCATGCTGTGTCCCGCACTTCCTGCGTGCCCTGCCCCAGCCTTCCGGGTGCCATCCACTCCAGTGTGGCCGCTGCTTTCAGGAATCCACCCAGCTGTCACCCGGGAAGCCATTCCCCCAGTGCCTACACCAGCCCCACCAGCAGAGCTTTTCGGGACAGTGATCAGGGCCAGCTGCACCCTCTGCccagctgccccttcccccaggggAGCCTGGATAGTGGGCTCCCTCCATCCAGAGGGCAGCGCCTTGCAGTGGCGGGCTATCCCATCGAGGACACCAAGTTTCGAGGTGGGCCAATGCCCTTGGGAGCTCCGTGCAACCCCATTCTTTCCCTTGATGTGCCCATAAAGACGGAGAGTGACTCTGGGTCTGAAGATGCAGCCGACGGCTACTCTGTGGCCCCAGGCCAGCTGTGGCCGGGAGCCACTGGTGTGGCCAAGAGACAGCGGGTCACGTTCCCTACCAGGATGCACCTGAAAACGGAGCCGGATGCCAGGCACCACCTATACGCTGCGCACCTGGGACAGAGCGTGCTGGAGGCTCACCCAAGTGGCCGGGCTCCGCTCAGAGCCGGCAGAGACCtggcccccttcccccccacacactgTGCCTGCCTGGAGCACGTGCATGGCCCTCCTGAGCCGGATGGCCCCCGCCACCTCTGTACGCAGGCTCAGCAGCCCTCTTCACTGCCCTGTGACTGCCAAGCCCCAGAGTCCACGCCCATCGTCAAACGAGAGCCCCTGGACTCACCGCCATGGGCCAGTCACGGCCAGGGTAGGGTGCCTGGAATGTTCCCCAAAAGTGCCATGGCAACACTGATGCCGCCCAAAGCCCCTGAGTGTGCTTTCCTGCCATAG
- the AHRR gene encoding aryl hydrocarbon receptor repressor isoform X4 — MIFYASATIVDYLGFHQTDVMHQNIYDYIHVDDRQDFCRQLHWAMDPPQVVFGQPLHSETEDAVLGRLLRAQEGGAGSPTDFSAFLTRCFVCRVRCLLDSTSGFLTMQFQGKLKFLFGQKRKAPSGTVLPPRLSLFCIVVPVLLPSVAEMKMKSAFLRVKHRVDVSASMDAKAKAAAGLCEPELHGKPNYLAGRSDGENISVLRTPTDAGRWARVPARASCLCLRNGPDLVSNPEGFAGDRGAEEHGRVPRGRREIHAYSCCFEAPGPTRHLSWMPGKHSQEGSTRVKLEPSKSDPFSMHAVSRTSCVPCPSLPGAIHSSVAAAFRNPPSCHPGSHSPSAYTSPTSRAFRDSDQGQLHPLPSCPFPQGSLDSGLPPSRGQRLAVAGYPIEDTKFRGGPMPLGAPCNPILSLDVPIKTESDSGSEDAADGYSVAPGQLWPGATGVAKRQRVTFPTRMHLKTEPDARHHLYAAHLGQSVLEAHPSGRAPLRAGRDLAPFPPTHCACLEHVHGPPEPDGPRHLCTQAQQPSSLPCDCQAPESTPIVKREPLDSPPWASHGQGRVPGMFPKSAMATLMPPKAPECAFLP, encoded by the exons ACGGATGTGATGCACCAAAACATTTACGACTATATCCACGTGGACGACCGCCAGGACTTCTGCCGGCAGCTCCACTGGGCCATGGACCCGCCGCAGGTGGTGTTCGGGCAGCCCCTGCACTCAGAGACAG AGGACGCTGTCCTGGGGAGGCTGCTGCGCGCGCAGGAGGGGGGCGCGGGCTCGCCCACGGACTTCTCCGCCTTCCTGACGCGCTGCTTCGTGTGCCGCGTGCGCTGCCTGCTGGACAGCACGTCGGGCTTCCTG ACAATGCAATTTCAAGGAAAACTAAAATTCCTGTTTGGACAGAAGAGGAAAGCGCCGTCGGGGACAGTCCTGCCCCCTCGGCTCTCGCTGTTCTGCATCGTGGTGCCTGTCCTCCTACCTTCTGTGGCGGAGATGAAGATGAAGAGCGCATTTTTGAGGGTGAAGCACAGGGTGGACGTCTCGGCCTCAATGGATGCAAA AGCAAAAGCTGCCGCGGGTCTGTGTGAACCAGAATTGCATGGGAAACCCAACTACTTAGCAG GGAGGAGTGATGGAGAAAACATCTCAGTGCTCAGGACACCCACGGACGCTGGCCGCTGGGCCCGGGTTCCAGCCAGGGCCTCATGCTTGTGTCTCAGGAATGGCCCTGACCTCGTCTCCAATCCCGAGGGGTTCGCAGG GGACAGGGGAGCAGAGGAACACGGGAGGGTGCCCAGGGGGCGGAGGGAAATACACGCATACAGCTGCTGCTTCGAAGCACCAGGACCCACAAGGCACCTGAGCTGGATGCCAGGGAAACACAGTCAGGAGGGCAGCACCAGGGTGAAGCTGGAGCCCAGCAAGAGTGACCCGTTCTCCATGCATGCTGTGTCCCGCACTTCCTGCGTGCCCTGCCCCAGCCTTCCGGGTGCCATCCACTCCAGTGTGGCCGCTGCTTTCAGGAATCCACCCAGCTGTCACCCGGGAAGCCATTCCCCCAGTGCCTACACCAGCCCCACCAGCAGAGCTTTTCGGGACAGTGATCAGGGCCAGCTGCACCCTCTGCccagctgccccttcccccaggggAGCCTGGATAGTGGGCTCCCTCCATCCAGAGGGCAGCGCCTTGCAGTGGCGGGCTATCCCATCGAGGACACCAAGTTTCGAGGTGGGCCAATGCCCTTGGGAGCTCCGTGCAACCCCATTCTTTCCCTTGATGTGCCCATAAAGACGGAGAGTGACTCTGGGTCTGAAGATGCAGCCGACGGCTACTCTGTGGCCCCAGGCCAGCTGTGGCCGGGAGCCACTGGTGTGGCCAAGAGACAGCGGGTCACGTTCCCTACCAGGATGCACCTGAAAACGGAGCCGGATGCCAGGCACCACCTATACGCTGCGCACCTGGGACAGAGCGTGCTGGAGGCTCACCCAAGTGGCCGGGCTCCGCTCAGAGCCGGCAGAGACCtggcccccttcccccccacacactgTGCCTGCCTGGAGCACGTGCATGGCCCTCCTGAGCCGGATGGCCCCCGCCACCTCTGTACGCAGGCTCAGCAGCCCTCTTCACTGCCCTGTGACTGCCAAGCCCCAGAGTCCACGCCCATCGTCAAACGAGAGCCCCTGGACTCACCGCCATGGGCCAGTCACGGCCAGGGTAGGGTGCCTGGAATGTTCCCCAAAAGTGCCATGGCAACACTGATGCCGCCCAAAGCCCCTGAGTGTGCTTTCCTGCCATAG